From a single Drosophila sulfurigaster albostrigata strain 15112-1811.04 chromosome 3, ASM2355843v2, whole genome shotgun sequence genomic region:
- the LOC133841011 gene encoding facilitated trehalose transporter Tret1-2 homolog, with the protein MSKAKVLPQYIAGLSAAFGAFCMGASMGWSAPVEQMLTKEEAYGFPISDDEFGWISSLLTLGATCVCIPAGFVIDWIGRKPTMLALIPPYMVGWILMIFANNVAMLYFGRFILGVCGGAFCVTASMYTTEISTLSTRGTLGSFFQLNTVSGLLYGYIVGGYLPLLTINILCAILPLIFVTVHFFMPESPVYLAMKNRPEDATKSLKWLRGQDFDVSDELKEIMEETNKQDDKPKESVWKALRRPLTLKGIGIAVILQALQQWTGINAIMFYSTSIFEDVGSGLSGTICTILIGATQVVMTLIATMIIDKAGRRILLLISSVFMAITTCLMGVYFIMQESDPSSVESLGWLPITSILLFIVFFSIGFGPVPWLLMAELFTDDVKSVAGSIAGTSNWFSAFLVTKLFPLLKNAIGSAPTFWIFTVIAIIAIFYCMFFVPETKGKTLIEIQHILAGGKLPPKNETETETEAEKH; encoded by the coding sequence ATGTCCAAGGCAAAGGTATTGCCACAATACATAGCGGGTTTGTCCGCGGCTTTTGGTGCCTTCTGCATGGGCGCCAGCATGGGTTGGTCAGCGCCTGTGGAGCAGATGCTGACGAAGGAAGAAGCCTATGGCTTTCCGATATCCGATGATGAGTTCGGCTGGATCTCATCCCTGTTGACGTTGGGTGCCACCTGTGTGTGCATTCCGGCGGGTTTCGTCATCGATTGGATTGGCCGCAAGCCGACAATGTTGGCATTGATTCCGCCTTACATGGTTGGCTGGATTCTGATGATCTTTGCCAATAATGTGGCCATGTTGTACTTTGGTCGTTTCATTCTCGGTGTGTGCGGCGGAGCGTTCTGTGTCACCGCCTCCATGTATACCACGGAGATTTCCACCCTTTCCACACGTGGCACACTCGGCAGCTTTTTCCAGTTGAACACGGTATCGGGATTGCTCTATGGCTACATAGTGGGCGGCTATTTGCCGCTCTTAACTATCAACATACTGTGCGCCATTTTGCCACTGATCTTTGTTACCGTGCATTTCTTTATGCCGGAATCGCCCGTCTATTTGGCCATGAAGAATCGTCCCGAAGATGCGACCAAATCGTTGAAATGGCTACGTGGCCAGGACTTTGATGTCAGTGATGAGCTAAAGGAGATCATGGAGGAGACCAACAAGCAAGACGATAAGCCCAAGGAAAGCGTTTGGAAAGCTCTGCGTCGCCCATTGACGCTCAAGGGAATTGGAATTGCTGTTATCCTGCAGGCACTGCAGCAATGGACGGGCATCAATGCCATTATGTTCTATTCGACATCGATCTTCGAGGATGTTGGCTCCGGTCTCTCTGGAACCATTTGCACCATTCTCATTGGCGCCACGCAAGTGGTAATGACATTGATTGCCACGATGATCATCGACAAGGCTGGACGTCGCATTCTCTTGCTCATCTCATCCGTATTCATGGCCATTACCACCTGCCTGATGGGCGTCTATTTCATCATGCAGGAAAGCGATCCAAGCTCTGTGGAGTCTCTTGGCTGGCTGCCCATCACCAGCATTCTGCTCTTCATCGTCTTCTTCTCCATTGGCTTTGGTCCCGTTCCCTGGCTTCTTATGGCCGAGCTCTTCACCGATGATGTGAAGAGTGTCGCTGGCTCCATTGCGGGCACCAGCAATTGGTTCTCCGCCTTCTTGGTCACCAAATTGTTTCCACTGCTGAAGAACGCAATTGGCTCGGCGCCCACATTCTGGATCTTCACGGTCATCGCCATCATTGCCATCTTCTACTGTATGTTCTTTGTACCCGAGACAAAGGGCAAAACCCTTATTGAGATTCAACACATCCTTGCCGGTGGCAAGTTGCCTCCCAAGAatgagacagagacggagacggaagCAGAAAAGCATTAA